A window of Rhodospirillaceae bacterium contains these coding sequences:
- a CDS encoding tetratricopeptide repeat protein gives MNEIFREIEEDIRRDQMSKIWKKYGSWLLTIILAIILLTVILVWWRQQQENRQYERAIIYQNAQDIIASGNYTNAEDLLLNLVKYEDGYSMLARFELAALRVKSGKLEAAINLYKGISEDQGVFYPYRQLSMIKQALLLIGMPEINADSLADMNRTLEKSLKAPTPLALALSINEVRILLHLKLGQILEAKQGIIRIIDNPNAPVNMRRRLTELLKTIE, from the coding sequence TTGAATGAAATTTTTAGAGAAATTGAAGAAGATATCCGTCGTGACCAAATGTCTAAAATTTGGAAGAAATACGGATCTTGGCTTCTAACGATAATTTTAGCGATCATCTTACTAACTGTTATTCTGGTTTGGTGGCGGCAACAGCAGGAAAACCGACAGTATGAAAGGGCAATAATATATCAAAATGCACAAGACATCATTGCCTCCGGGAATTACACCAACGCTGAAGATTTATTACTAAATCTGGTGAAGTATGAAGACGGCTACTCTATGCTGGCAAGGTTTGAATTAGCAGCTTTGCGTGTTAAATCGGGTAAGCTAGAAGCAGCGATCAATCTTTATAAGGGTATTAGCGAAGATCAAGGGGTATTTTATCCCTACCGTCAACTATCCATGATCAAACAGGCTTTATTGCTTATTGGAATGCCGGAAATAAATGCCGATAGCTTAGCCGACATGAATAGAACCTTGGAAAAGTCTTTAAAAGCTCCCACCCCTCTTGCTTTAGCCCTATCCATTAATGAGGTGCGAATCTTGCTTCATCTGAAACTTGGGCAAATCTTAGAGGCCAAGCAGGGGATTATAAGGATAATAGACAATCCGAACGCTCCTGTTAATATGCGTCGGCGGTTAACGGA
- a CDS encoding global cell cycle regulator GcrA-like protein, which translates to MAWTDQRVEMLKKFWLQGFSASQIAKKLGGVTRNAVIGKAHRMGLTGRLSPIKRQEVKTSIEIFQTDLKPLADTQAIKKPCMWPVGDPKQSDFHFCGHDSEVGRPYCTEHCVIAYNRKHESAA; encoded by the coding sequence ATGGCCTGGACAGATCAACGCGTAGAAATGCTTAAGAAATTTTGGTTACAAGGGTTTTCTGCAAGTCAGATTGCTAAAAAGCTTGGGGGAGTTACAAGAAATGCGGTCATCGGCAAAGCCCATCGGATGGGTTTAACAGGAAGGCTGTCCCCCATTAAACGTCAAGAAGTGAAAACTTCAATTGAAATTTTTCAAACTGATTTAAAGCCGTTAGCAGATACGCAAGCTATTAAAAAACCTTGTATGTGGCCAGTCGGTGACCCTAAACAGTCGGATTTTCATTTTTGTGGCCACGACTCGGAAGTTGGAAGACCTTATTGTACCGAACATTGTGTTATTGCATATAACCGAAAACATGAGTCAGCCGCATAA
- a CDS encoding PAS domain-containing protein — protein MAEENDIIEGEMAVLSLAEIQNNKLMKLFDYWNNLRNGRLMPARSDVNPVDLVFMLGWILLIEIYPDPTGNQPFLFRYRLSGAELDKISRCSLQGHWANELSDNFQRHATIHAFKEAAKTAAPNFYRVNLKRRGEKYLVYERMTLPLSVDDPNKPGMLLVGIQGVTETASRQYYVDLPAMQDLGQPAPSSYKT, from the coding sequence ATGGCTGAAGAAAATGATATAATCGAAGGTGAAATGGCTGTTCTGAGCTTGGCTGAAATACAGAACAACAAATTAATGAAATTATTTGATTACTGGAATAATTTACGAAATGGGCGGCTTATGCCTGCACGTTCGGATGTTAACCCGGTGGACTTGGTTTTTATGTTGGGCTGGATTTTGCTAATTGAAATTTACCCTGATCCCACAGGTAACCAGCCATTTCTTTTTCGCTACCGCTTAAGCGGTGCGGAACTTGATAAAATCAGCAGATGTAGTCTTCAGGGGCATTGGGCCAACGAACTAAGTGATAATTTTCAACGTCATGCAACTATCCATGCTTTTAAAGAGGCGGCCAAAACAGCTGCTCCAAATTTTTATCGGGTAAATCTTAAGCGACGTGGTGAGAAATACTTGGTTTATGAAAGAATGACGTTACCCCTTAGCGTAGATGATCCGAATAAGCCGGGAATGCTTTTGGTAGGGATTCAAGGGGTAACGGAAACTGCAAGTCGTCAATATTATGTCGATTTACCAGCCATGCAAGATCTAGGCCAGCCAGCACCATCATCATATAAAACTTAG
- a CDS encoding RsmB/NOP family class I SAM-dependent RNA methyltransferase encodes MGDFVYDVLRHHARLHWVINQTNVFPKNQLERIRLLVLTYLSVIKNQSFERIKNHFGQQFGPEMLSAPEIKLLEILARHKWAEKLMNGPEYVRFEVPEWVYQLLSLEYPHVLKELLSSFSEQAFLDLRVNTLKAQKEDIYRRLAEQKIPVNLTPYSPWGLRIKNKISITASTEFQKGEVEIQDEGSQIIALLTQVKPGMRVLDFCAGAGGKTLALAGMMQNKGFILALDIHEDRLERARKRLARAGVHNAKCQLLPEDANQWMKRHIENFDLVLIDAPCSGSGTWRRNPEARWRVEESQLKDLSAIQEKLLMDAAQLVKKGGQIVYSTCSLFSLENEAVVNKFLQKSQSFKLYKIADWLHYHQLISLMPLTQKNEDYLKLLPFTHHTDGFFGAILEKKTE; translated from the coding sequence ATGGGTGATTTCGTTTATGATGTTCTGCGCCACCATGCAAGGTTGCATTGGGTAATCAATCAAACGAATGTATTTCCAAAAAATCAATTGGAACGAATTCGTTTGTTGGTGCTGACCTATCTCAGTGTTATTAAAAATCAGTCTTTTGAAAGGATAAAAAACCATTTTGGCCAACAATTTGGCCCAGAAATGCTCTCTGCACCTGAAATAAAATTACTTGAAATATTGGCACGACACAAATGGGCAGAAAAACTAATGAATGGACCGGAATATGTCCGTTTTGAAGTGCCTGAATGGGTTTACCAATTGCTTTCTCTTGAATATCCACATGTTTTAAAAGAATTGTTAAGCAGCTTTTCTGAGCAAGCTTTCTTAGATTTAAGGGTTAACACCCTTAAAGCTCAGAAAGAAGATATTTATCGTAGATTAGCAGAACAAAAAATTCCTGTAAATTTAACCCCTTATTCTCCCTGGGGTTTGCGCATAAAAAATAAGATTAGTATTACCGCATCAACAGAATTTCAAAAAGGGGAGGTGGAAATTCAAGATGAAGGCTCTCAAATTATTGCTTTATTAACCCAGGTAAAACCCGGGATGCGGGTGCTAGATTTTTGTGCAGGAGCAGGCGGAAAAACCTTAGCTTTAGCTGGAATGATGCAAAATAAAGGTTTTATCCTTGCTTTGGATATTCATGAAGATAGGCTTGAAAGGGCGCGTAAAAGACTGGCTAGGGCGGGGGTACATAATGCAAAATGCCAATTGCTTCCTGAAGATGCTAATCAATGGATGAAAAGGCATATCGAAAATTTTGATCTTGTTTTGATTGATGCTCCTTGCAGCGGTAGTGGCACATGGCGGCGCAATCCAGAAGCAAGATGGCGGGTAGAGGAATCTCAACTCAAAGATTTATCCGCAATTCAAGAAAAGCTTTTAATGGATGCTGCACAATTAGTTAAAAAGGGGGGGCAAATTGTTTATTCAACATGCTCATTGTTTAGTTTGGAAAACGAAGCCGTTGTTAACAAATTTTTACAAAAATCTCAGTCCTTTAAACTTTATAAAATTGCTGACTGGCTTCACTATCACCAGCTAATTTCTTTAATGCCTTTGACACAAAAAAATGAAGATTATCTAAAACTTTTACCGTTTACCCATCACACAGATGGTTTCTTTGGAGCAATATTGGAAAAGAAAACAGAATAG
- a CDS encoding PDZ domain-containing protein, producing MPKPFKILFLIELLLLPILWGCTSSKNDSLTSTQSSSNLDENLLEEGIMDVIDLHLEVSDPKTLVERALKGVIQQSSSLNIITYKNAILLEKNHQFLARFTSPYSQDTEEWVNFANTIIAKARQSDPQLSAMSQDSLHKVFFNTILKSLDPYSRYVDPFEAHVNRLMREGNNLGILISKNPTGIVIAALIAQGSAANAGLKKEDYIIAINGKSLHALDIPQIYQLLYDPSLNPLSLTIQRDSSTPFEITIDQSHNKNTSVKVFVQDKILYIKITNFNELTVPLILDKTTPILANMQQDLEGVVLDLRSNPGVYYCQPLKRLTYSSIKVLSLLSKGAIHKVINFLKQQRVIISIVCPR from the coding sequence ATGCCTAAACCATTTAAAATTTTATTTTTGATAGAACTGCTACTCTTACCTATTTTATGGGGCTGTACTTCTTCGAAAAACGATAGTTTAACTTCCACACAATCTTCTTCTAACCTCGATGAAAATTTATTAGAAGAAGGGATTATGGATGTTATCGATTTGCATCTTGAGGTCAGCGATCCGAAAACTCTGGTTGAACGGGCATTGAAAGGGGTTATCCAGCAATCTTCTTCGCTAAATATTATTACATATAAGAATGCGATTTTATTAGAAAAAAATCATCAATTTTTGGCTCGCTTTACATCTCCATATTCGCAAGATACGGAAGAATGGGTTAATTTTGCTAACACAATAATTGCCAAGGCGCGGCAATCTGATCCCCAACTATCTGCCATGAGCCAGGATAGTTTGCACAAGGTTTTCTTTAACACCATACTAAAATCCTTGGATCCCTATTCAAGATATGTAGATCCTTTTGAAGCCCACGTTAACAGATTGATGCGCGAAGGAAATAATCTAGGCATTCTAATATCAAAGAACCCTACCGGAATTGTGATTGCAGCCCTTATAGCCCAAGGCAGTGCTGCAAATGCAGGGTTAAAGAAGGAAGATTACATCATAGCTATCAATGGCAAATCTTTGCATGCACTGGACATTCCCCAAATTTATCAATTATTATATGATCCAAGTCTTAATCCTCTTTCCTTAACTATTCAGCGCGATAGTTCCACGCCCTTTGAAATTACGATTGATCAATCACATAACAAAAATACATCGGTCAAGGTTTTTGTTCAGGACAAAATCCTTTACATAAAAATTACTAATTTCAACGAATTAACCGTACCACTTATATTGGATAAAACCACTCCTATCCTGGCAAATATGCAACAAGATTTAGAAGGTGTTGTTTTAGATCTACGCAGCAATCCGGGGGTCTACTATTGCCAGCCGTTGAAGCGGCTGACTTATTCCTCGATCAAGGTGTTATCACTATTGTCAAAGGGCGCAATCCACAAAGTTATCAATTTTTTGAAGCAACAGAGGGTGATCATTTCCATCGTTTGCCCACGGTAG
- the rpmG gene encoding 50S ribosomal protein L33, which yields MAKTGRVMIRLVSSADTGYFYVTKKNPRTSTEKLQFRKYDPVVKKHVDFKEAKIK from the coding sequence ATGGCAAAAACAGGTCGTGTAATGATCAGATTAGTTAGCTCGGCGGATACGGGTTACTTCTACGTTACCAAAAAGAATCCCCGCACCTCAACAGAAAAATTGCAATTCCGTAAATATGATCCGGTAGTTAAGAAGCATGTGGACTTCAAAGAAGCCAAAATTAAATAG
- a CDS encoding response regulator, with protein sequence MPACILVVDDILPNLRLLEAKLVIENFQVILVNSGQKALDILNQQHVDLVLLDVMMPEMDGFEVCQRIRSNSVIADLPVVMITAFGDIQHRVRSLEVGADDFLTKPINDIALFARVRSLLQLKFLLDELNTREKTLGDFYLLPSSNTSIEDDLAYDDILLIHESGSTGEKIKKTLEDVKSKVTYINNDQDVVKAIHTHDYSLIILSLGLENNKNLELLSFLRSEDLTRRIPILLTGDESQLLKFVAGLDMGASDYFLRPIEKAEVLLRCKTQLRKSSCSERLKSLQNMSVSATFIDHSTGLYNKKYLLRYLEGSIKNAIQMARPVSLIMMSIDFIGEGTTPKTSLADIEKMMGEIGKKISAYISISDLLIRMGSHDLAILTMDTPTEVAVQFAKKLRQYLVKQSLFQDQQAIKIKISLGITSSSGANLTSGSFLQKAEKALLDAKQKPADNDQSVIVS encoded by the coding sequence ATGCCAGCATGTATTCTTGTTGTTGATGACATCCTCCCAAATCTACGCTTATTAGAAGCGAAATTAGTTATTGAAAATTTCCAGGTGATTTTGGTTAATTCAGGTCAGAAAGCTTTAGATATACTTAATCAGCAGCATGTGGACTTGGTTTTATTAGACGTGATGATGCCGGAAATGGATGGATTTGAAGTATGTCAACGGATACGTTCTAATAGTGTGATAGCTGATTTACCAGTGGTAATGATAACTGCCTTCGGTGACATCCAACATCGCGTGCGTAGTTTAGAGGTAGGGGCAGATGATTTCTTAACGAAGCCGATTAATGACATTGCTTTATTCGCAAGGGTACGTTCCCTCTTGCAGCTTAAATTTTTACTTGATGAGCTAAATACCAGAGAAAAAACCTTAGGCGATTTTTATCTGCTTCCAAGCAGCAATACAAGCATTGAGGATGATCTTGCCTATGATGACATCTTACTTATCCATGAATCCGGCTCAACTGGGGAGAAGATAAAGAAAACTTTAGAAGACGTCAAAAGCAAAGTTACCTATATAAATAACGATCAAGATGTAGTTAAAGCAATCCATACCCATGATTATTCTCTAATTATTTTAAGTTTAGGCTTGGAAAATAATAAAAATCTAGAACTTTTATCTTTTTTAAGGTCAGAAGACTTAACCCGCCGTATACCCATTTTATTGACCGGTGATGAAAGCCAATTATTAAAATTTGTAGCTGGGTTAGATATGGGTGCAAGTGATTATTTCTTGAGGCCCATCGAAAAAGCTGAAGTATTATTACGCTGCAAGACACAATTAAGAAAAAGCTCCTGCTCAGAAAGATTAAAGTCATTGCAGAACATGAGCGTTTCTGCAACTTTTATTGACCATTCAACAGGTCTTTATAATAAAAAATATTTACTCCGATATTTAGAAGGCTCCATTAAGAATGCTATACAAATGGCGAGGCCGGTTTCCTTGATCATGATGTCGATTGATTTTATAGGTGAGGGGACAACCCCTAAAACATCCCTTGCGGACATAGAGAAGATGATGGGTGAAATAGGTAAAAAAATTTCTGCCTATATATCGATTTCAGATTTATTGATCCGTATGGGTTCTCATGATTTGGCAATTTTAACGATGGATACCCCAACGGAAGTTGCCGTACAATTTGCAAAAAAACTGAGACAATATTTAGTAAAGCAGTCTTTGTTTCAAGATCAACAGGCAATTAAAATAAAAATTTCTTTAGGCATTACCTCATCTTCTGGGGCCAACTTAACTTCTGGCAGTTTTTTACAGAAAGCTGAAAAAGCACTGTTAGATGCTAAACAAAAACCTGCTGATAATGATCAGTCAGTTATTGTTTCATAA
- a CDS encoding response regulator has protein sequence MKKKILIVEDNELNMRLFNDLLEAQGYEIIQARQGIEALKLAHMHFPDLILMDIQLPEISGLEVTKWIKDDEKLKKIPIIAVTAFAMKGDEQRIRESGCEGYIAKPISIVPFLQTIQHHLAASAKKD, from the coding sequence ATAAAAAAGAAAATTTTGATTGTTGAAGATAATGAGCTGAATATGCGCTTATTCAACGATTTGCTTGAAGCCCAGGGATATGAAATTATTCAAGCTAGACAAGGAATTGAAGCACTTAAACTTGCCCATATGCACTTCCCTGACTTAATATTAATGGATATTCAACTTCCAGAAATTTCGGGTCTTGAAGTAACAAAATGGATTAAAGATGATGAAAAACTAAAGAAAATTCCCATTATAGCTGTTACGGCCTTTGCCATGAAAGGCGATGAACAACGAATAAGAGAAAGCGGCTGTGAAGGCTATATTGCCAAGCCTATATCCATTGTGCCATTTTTACAAACAATCCAGCATCATCTTGCTGCATCTGCGAAGAAAGATTAA
- a CDS encoding agmatine deiminase family protein translates to MTVPTDESFYMPAEWQHHTRCWMAWPEREELWGEHLESARNAYAEVAHAIALFEPVTMIAKSKNVAEVSIRCKGKVNTLAVLHDDSWLRDNGPTFVVNPKKGVAAIRWQWNAWGNKYPGYERDALVSEAILNHLGIRWFNAPMVMEGGAIHVDGEGTLITTESCLLNPNRNPNMDKQDIEEIFKEYLGIQKVIWLAGGLQDDDTDGHVDEIACFFKPAALCMLTTPDKRDGNYHVLQENINRIKSAKDAKGREFNIVEIEQPAPQNLSDGRRMSLSYLNFYLANGAIIMPSFKDDQDHKAFEAIGKLYPGRKVLQVPAIDIFKGGGGIHCITQQQPGFVIPNPDVQIK, encoded by the coding sequence ATGACTGTCCCTACCGATGAGTCTTTTTATATGCCAGCTGAATGGCAGCATCATACAAGATGTTGGATGGCTTGGCCAGAGCGTGAGGAATTATGGGGCGAACATTTGGAATCAGCTCGGAATGCCTATGCCGAAGTTGCACATGCAATTGCTTTGTTTGAACCTGTAACAATGATTGCTAAATCAAAAAATGTAGCTGAGGTTTCTATCCGTTGTAAAGGCAAGGTCAATACCTTGGCAGTCCTACACGACGACTCTTGGTTGCGCGACAATGGCCCAACTTTTGTGGTAAATCCGAAAAAAGGCGTTGCAGCCATTCGTTGGCAATGGAACGCTTGGGGAAATAAGTATCCTGGTTATGAAAGAGACGCTCTTGTTTCAGAAGCTATTTTAAACCATCTGGGAATTCGTTGGTTTAACGCACCCATGGTAATGGAGGGTGGTGCAATCCATGTGGATGGCGAGGGTACGCTGATCACGACGGAAAGTTGTTTGCTTAATCCAAACCGTAATCCTAATATGGATAAACAAGATATTGAAGAAATTTTTAAAGAATATTTAGGAATTCAAAAGGTCATATGGTTAGCGGGTGGTTTACAAGATGATGATACTGACGGGCATGTTGATGAGATTGCATGTTTCTTTAAACCAGCCGCTCTCTGTATGCTGACCACCCCTGATAAAAGGGATGGCAATTATCATGTTTTACAAGAAAATATTAATAGGATTAAATCAGCCAAGGATGCTAAAGGCAGAGAATTTAATATCGTTGAGATAGAGCAGCCAGCCCCACAAAATTTATCAGATGGACGTCGGATGTCGTTATCATATTTAAATTTTTATTTGGCAAATGGGGCAATCATCATGCCATCATTTAAAGATGATCAAGACCACAAGGCCTTTGAAGCTATTGGCAAACTATATCCGGGTAGAAAAGTGCTTCAGGTTCCTGCAATTGATATTTTCAAAGGTGGTGGCGGTATTCATTGTATTACCCAGCAGCAACCAGGCTTTGTAATTCCTAATCCTGATGTGCAAATAAAATAG
- the aspS gene encoding aspartate--tRNA ligase: MHEYRTHQCGALRKADIGKICRLSGWVHRKRDHGNLLFIDLRDNYGITQCVTDISSAHLKLLETVKSESVICVTGLVVARPLETVNPKLPTGDIEVKISDIKLLSSAENLPLQVNSEENAHEDIRLKYRFLDLRREKVHHNILLRSKVISSLRQRMIKQGFVEFQTPILTSSSPEGARDFLVPSRLHPGKFYALPQAPQQFKQLLMVAGFDKYFQIAPCFRDEDSRADRSPGEFYQLDFEMSFVTQEDVFQAIEPVLHGLFVEFAKDKMVSSMPFPRITYDDSMLYYGSDKPDLRNPLKIQDVTDIFRDSAFELFTKAIKNNSAVRAINCSNTASKPRSFFDKLNDWAREQGLGGLGYLSFTDEGAKGPIAKNLDTQKIKHLQSLFKAKPGDSIFFVCEKANKISKIAGLVRTKLGEELDLINRQKFEFCWIVDFPMYELNPDNGKIEFCHNPFSMPQGELEALEQKDPLSIKAYQYDIVCNGVELSSGAIRNHRPDIMFKAFEIAGYSRQEVEARFGGMLNAFRYGAPPHGGSAPGIDRIVMLLAEEKNIREVVAFPMNQQAMDLMMQAPAEVPAARMKELHIKLDLPAEKKAK; encoded by the coding sequence ATGCATGAATATCGTACCCATCAATGTGGGGCATTGCGTAAAGCAGATATAGGTAAGATTTGCCGTTTATCCGGTTGGGTGCACCGGAAAAGGGATCATGGCAATTTGTTGTTTATTGATCTACGGGATAATTATGGAATTACCCAATGTGTGACGGATATATCCAGTGCCCATTTGAAATTATTGGAAACCGTAAAATCAGAGAGCGTCATTTGTGTCACGGGGCTAGTCGTGGCAAGGCCTTTGGAGACGGTAAATCCAAAATTGCCCACAGGGGATATAGAAGTTAAAATATCGGATATAAAATTGTTATCTTCTGCAGAAAACCTACCCCTGCAAGTTAATAGCGAAGAAAACGCCCATGAAGATATTCGTTTAAAATATCGTTTCCTGGATTTAAGGCGCGAAAAAGTCCACCATAATATTCTGTTGCGGTCAAAGGTTATTTCAAGTTTACGGCAAAGAATGATCAAACAAGGTTTTGTTGAATTTCAAACGCCAATTTTAACGTCAAGCAGCCCAGAAGGGGCACGGGATTTTCTGGTGCCAAGCCGGTTGCACCCAGGAAAATTTTATGCGTTGCCGCAAGCGCCCCAACAATTCAAGCAGTTACTGATGGTTGCAGGATTTGACAAATATTTTCAAATTGCCCCTTGTTTTCGAGATGAAGATAGCCGGGCTGACCGCTCTCCCGGGGAGTTTTATCAGTTAGACTTTGAAATGTCTTTTGTAACCCAAGAAGATGTTTTCCAGGCGATTGAACCTGTTTTACACGGATTATTTGTAGAATTTGCAAAAGACAAAATGGTCAGTTCCATGCCTTTCCCGCGAATTACATATGATGATTCGATGTTATATTATGGTTCCGATAAACCAGATTTACGTAATCCTCTTAAAATCCAGGATGTTACCGATATATTCCGTGATTCAGCTTTTGAATTATTTACAAAAGCAATTAAAAATAATTCTGCTGTTCGTGCGATTAACTGTAGCAATACTGCTTCTAAACCTAGAAGCTTTTTTGATAAATTAAATGACTGGGCGCGTGAGCAAGGTTTAGGAGGGCTTGGCTATCTTTCTTTCACGGACGAGGGAGCCAAAGGACCGATAGCCAAAAATCTTGATACGCAGAAAATAAAGCATTTGCAAAGTTTGTTTAAAGCGAAGCCTGGGGATAGTATTTTCTTTGTTTGTGAAAAAGCCAATAAAATTTCTAAAATTGCCGGGCTTGTTCGCACAAAATTGGGAGAGGAATTAGATTTAATCAACCGCCAAAAATTTGAATTTTGTTGGATTGTGGATTTCCCTATGTATGAGCTTAACCCCGATAATGGAAAAATAGAGTTTTGTCACAATCCATTTTCTATGCCCCAAGGCGAGCTTGAGGCCTTAGAACAAAAGGATCCTTTGTCGATTAAAGCCTATCAATATGATATTGTTTGCAACGGGGTGGAATTATCCAGCGGAGCTATTCGTAACCATCGTCCTGATATCATGTTTAAAGCTTTTGAAATTGCCGGATATTCGCGCCAAGAAGTGGAGGCAAGATTTGGGGGGATGTTGAACGCTTTCCGTTATGGGGCACCACCCCATGGAGGGTCAGCGCCGGGTATTGATCGAATTGTCATGTTGTTGGCGGAAGAAAAAAATATTAGAGAAGTAGTCGCGTTTCCGATGAATCAGCAAGCCATGGATTTAATGATGCAAGCACCTGCAGAGGTTCCTGCAGCCAGGATGAAGGAATTGCATATTAAGCTTGATTTACCTGCTGAAAAAAAAGCGAAATAA